DNA from Mustela lutreola isolate mMusLut2 chromosome 6, mMusLut2.pri, whole genome shotgun sequence:
gagagagagagagggaagcaggctccccgctgagcagagagcccgatgcgggactcgatcccaggaccctgagatcatgacctgagccgaaggcagcggcctaacccactgagccacccaggcgccccaagaacattttttattaatccaaattttaatttgcattttaaaaagtacattattttgcttatagttttaattttaaacaattcTATTGTCAGTGTTGCCCAAATGCATGCGTTTCAGAATGACTAACATAGTTACCTTCCACACACAGCTGGGAACCAACTCTcctgaaataaaatctgtaacTGGCTGCAGTTTTAGgcaccttatttttatttcaccttcatgATACAGCTCATGCTACCCGTTGAGTAGTTACAGAGattgtcttattttattaagattttatttattatttgaggggcacttgggtggctcagttggttaagcaactgcctttgactcaggtcatgatcccagggtgctgggatcaagccttgtgtcagggtccttactcagcaggaagcctgcttctgcctctccctctgcctgctactctgcctgcttgtgctctctctctgtcaaatatgtaaattaaataaaataaaagattttttttatttgagagagagtgtgtaagcaggggaggggcagtgggagagggagatcttaagcagactccatgctgagcacagagcccaatgtagggctcaatcctgggactctgagatcatgacctaagcccaaaccaagagtcagaagcttaactgaatgagccacccagcaccccaagattgttttactttaaagaggaaaagaaaacaggtgtTTGAGCAGGTAACATGGCATACCCACACAGCAGAAAGACCCAGAGGCTTGGGTCATAATGACTTCTTTAAACACTATTCTAGGTCCCTCAGCTCTGTCAGTCTTTCTCCTAGGAATTCATAACTGGGATTGAGAGGCTAGTTGGCCTAATAGTAGAGTTGTTTgcttaaatggaaaaatgtgacCTCAGCAACTATTTTGGGACCAAGATGCTAAAAGAGTCTGACCCCTatctctctctggctctttttCCCAAGATCAACCCCAGAGGAAcatatctggaaaatgggaggaaaaaaaagtgagaacTAGGGTGGTgactggggagaggaagaagtgggtTGGGGTAACAGTTTTAACCTGGTCCATTTGGAAATGGATAGTTTTGGCCTGGACCAGAAAGCAGTCCATTATGGCTGTGGGAGAATAAACAGAAGGGGTTTTATTAGTTTGGCtcttgttcctcctcctagtgTCTTAGGCATCAGCTCCTGCCCCCACATTAGGGGAGGTTCAAACGACAGGTTCAGATGCCCTCAGGAGTAAATAAGGGTAGTACGGAAGTCTTATGCCCTTGAGAAACTGACAGAAATAGGTGAAAACCAACTGATCTCCCCAGCCTTCACTTTCTACACAATCACAGTTAGGGAATAACCACCTCAGAAGAAGggtctcctgcctcctctctgagggacagaggggaagaaGCTGTGACTGAAGAGCTGTTGTGCAGAATGCAAGGTGTTTAACTCTTGTCAGGTGCCTAGGGATCTCTGCGGGGCCCATCTTCCTGAGAGCATGGGGGCTGTTAAAGACTGGGGTCTAGCTTCTCCCCATTCACACTGCCTGATGCACCAGAATAATAATAGTTGCAATGACAAGAACTCCTCAGGTATCAAAGTGACAAGAATTTGAGGAACATAACCATAAAACAAACAGTGGATGACAGATTcaaatagaagaacaaatattaaaccAACGGCCCAAGAGCTATTAAAACATGTAAAAGTGATGAATGGTATGAGCTATTACCAATATGaaacaagaacaagaaaatgTTTAAGGAACTGAGCAAAAACTAGGGATCAAAATCATTATAGCTGCAATTCAGAATACAATAGATGAGAACATAAAAGATGACTCTCAGAACGGataggaaaaagaggaaagattagCTAACTGGTATGCTAGTGTGAGGAAATCtcctagaataagaaaaaagaaataacaaatataacaaaAGCAACCAGAGCGAAACAGAAGACAACCTGAATCAGCCAATTTTTCAATAGCAACACTGGATAGAAAAATAAGACCATGGAGTTATATTTTCaagatcaaaagaaaataaacctaaGATTTTATGTTCAATAAAACTGTCATTCAGATACAAAGATATGGGTCTGAGGCTTACAAAGCTTCAAAAGTTTTGCCTCACAAAAAACCCTCTGAAAACAGTTTTGGTTGAGATACTTAATAAAGGGacagaaaaacccaaaagatgcTGCAAGAGCTACACAGAGAAAAGGActttgatatatatattaaagaaaaaaaaaaaaaaaaaaagccaaggccagggggtacctggctggctcagctggtagagcatgcaactcttgatctcaggattttaagactgagccccaggctgggtgcaaagataacttaaaaatgcaaaataaataaataaaagccaaggccaaagaaaaaggaaaaataaatcagtaatatCCTGGTCTGGGAAGGTATCTGGATatcaaatctctctttttttttttttttttagattttatctatttatttgacagagagagacacagcaagagaggaaataccagcagggggaatgggagagggagaagcaggcattccgctgagcagggagcctgatgcggggctcaatccccgcaccctgggatcacgtcccgagccggaggcagaagcttaatgactgagcaacccaggtgcccctggatatcAAATctcttaattgaaaaaaaaaaggattaaaatgaaatgtgaaatgtttcaaataaaaattgaattaatatGCTGGCAGAAACAGATCTAAGAAGAATAgttacaatatatataaatccaACAAAATCTAGATACGTACACTACTATTTCTAAATAGATACCTAAACATAAGGACATACAATGgttatagaagaataaaaatgaaagaccaGCCATTTACTAAGGAGATGTGgtgtatttatattaaaatcagaTTAACATTAGCCTTAAGGAACTTATTTTGGGGTGGCTAGGTACACTCTGAAATAGTGAGAATCAGTGGCCAGTGAGAATATGGTAAGGTcaaagggtggggagagagcccaGGTTTCTGTCAGCTCTCCAGACTGCATCTAGTCCCCTGTGAAGCCACCCTACTTGCTGCTTTAGTTCCCTAAGATACCCAGGTATTTTTCCAAGAattctattattttccttaaGCTGGCTGAAGCAGACTTCCTCAAAGTTACTTGCAAGCAGAAGGATCTACTACAACAGTACTCTCTGTGGTTACTTCATGTACATTAGTTAATTGAGGAGAGGCCGGGAGAAAGCAAGCAGCAGACTTACCATCGTCAGGTCTCTTCACAAATTTGACTCCCAGTTCTTCAAATCTTTTACACGCACCATGTACGTCAGGAACAGCAATTCCAATGTGACCTTTGGTGGCCACCCCCAAACAAGgtggacagaagaaagaaataattactgCAGGGTATCCAAGGGCCACAACTAGCCTCCAAAACGAGTTTGTTTCAAAACATAAGGCACCTGAAAACTGACTGAACCAAATAAAGTTCAAAACttgtattaaaaaacaagactCTAAGTCTAACTGGCTGCGTATAATAAGCTAATTAGTAGCTCGGACTTATACATTATCTCAAGTAAGCCCAATACTGGGCTCATGTATAGTTCAATCTGTTAAGAATAACTATGGAGAAAGAGTAGTCATTTACTCATATTTAATAGGTTTGCTGGGGCCACTGACTATATAGCAGCCAATTTAAGTCTTCAATCCTGTTATCTTGACTGAGAGATTCTAGATCAGGGCAGAAGTGTATGCTAACAGAAAGGGGGATTATTAGCAACcttggttttagttttttaaattaaaaagtctaCTGGAAATATACTCCTGAGACTGAGAAGTGAAATCATTGTGAGAGTAAATGTAGGGTTTAGATGGAGACTATGAAATTAACTcctaaataaaattcttatggaaaaataaaacagccatACTCCTAAGAAgttgattattcttttttccaaaaacacatatgtacccttatgtttactgcaaaattacttacaacagccaaattttggaaataacccaactgtccatcaatattaatacatatacatacaatggaaaagtgaaattctgccatttgcaacaacatggacaaaGATCTATAAGCATAATGCCATGCGAAacaagtcagtcacagaaagacaatacCACACGAAGAAGCTGATTATTCTTATTAAGTGCCCAACGCACAAATCACACAAATCCATGTATACAGCACAGGAACAGGCCAACGTACCGAATCCTCGAGGGTCTGAGTTGCCACTGTGGTAACTCTGGGTCTCATCATCTTCTGTGCCCCAATTgctacaaaaggaaggaaaacagaattaCAAGTGACCTGTAGAACAGATATTCTGCTGCAATAATCTCTTTGAAATCTTAGCATGTATGTATGCAACTTCATATGCTTGGTTTCATCTTTGCTACTGTAAATATTTAGGTTTCAACTATAGAAAAGGCAAATGggaaaatatgattttaattagACTAAGGAGACAATAAAACCAGGCATCTGGATAACAATAACGATAACAGTAGCAACTGTCATTTATTATACTTTATAGAGGCTATTTATTTGATTTCATCTATTTGATCAAATAGATCTATTGTATCTATttgatctatttatttctttgatctcATTAAAATATCTTCCAAACAGCTCCATGGGCTAAGAGTTGAGTCTCCATTTCATGAATGAGACTGCCACCAAAGGAGGAGACAACGTGTTCAGGGTCACAGAGCTGTCTCATCAGAGCCAACACTCATGTCTAGGTCTGTCTGATTCCAGAGCTGTTTTGAATCAGTGGCACACTAAAtaaaaaatcctgaaataaatGCTCTTTCATTAGTTATTCCAAAGGACACAGAAAcaacataaagaataaaacaacatTCCTAAAATGCCGGAATTACGAAGACCTTAAAGACTCAAGCTGTTACAAATGCAAAGTGATTAGGCGGACCTGGTTTAATTAAGCTTGTAAGTAAGGAAAGAAGgtttataaaaatgcaaactatacagaaagataaaaattgatACTCACTGTGTCAGTTCAAGTGTAGCTTTCCTGGAGAATACCCATgctattttttcatctttatctttTGGGATGTCATTCTTTTCCTCATAAGCCAAGAAATAGAGTGAGAATTTCATAGTGGGAAAATCTAATTTTTGGAGTAGCCTGAAATTAAACAACAAGCCAAAATCAATTAACAACAGGAAAGGCTGACTCATATTAAAATCAACATGACAATATTCAAGTTTTACTAAGAATAATATGAACCCATTTAATAGGAAGAGCAGTGGGAAATCAAtgaaaatatctcattttaaaaattcatttgtaaatatcagtgaaataaaaaagttttcacaaaacaaacttttatAATTCTTCAAACATAATGAAATTTAGCTGGAATTACGGTACTTGTTTATGTGGCAAAGGTATCTTCAAAGaaaattttgtccatttttgataAAAAAATATGATGCATTTCCTTATTGTTCTTTCAGATATATGACATTCAGTTAAGTCAAATATCTTACTATGCCAAAACTCCTAGGAAAAGGAACTGAGGATAGGTggtaagagagaaggaaggacagatgAATGTCACAAAAGACGTGAATGTCAACGATATAGTGGTTAAACATAGGAAATACTGCAGAAAGGTCATACAATATTGAGACTGTAAACAGGTGACTAAACATGGAGAGGTCCTGAGGGCAGTttcaggagaggggcagaagaagccAGATGGCCCTGATGGGAGACAAGGGGAAGTAAGAAAGCACAGTTGACCTATACAGATGATGGGTGATGATGGgaaagagcagaaggaaagaattatGCTAGAACAAAGATTTCAGCTTGTTCGTCGATTGAGGGAAAAGGGCCAGTGGAAAGGAAGAGACTGAGAAGAGACAAAGAGTGAATGAACTACCATCCTGAAGTTTTCAAAAAGATGggtgaagggtgcctgggtggctcagtgagttaagcctctgccttcggctcaggtcatgatctcccagttCTGTGATGGAGTCCTGCTCTGGGCTcactgctcggtagggagcctgctttctcctctctcagcctgcctctctgcctacttgtgatctctgtctgtcaaataaataaataaattcttatatatataaaaaaaaagatggttgaagaggtgcctgggtagctcagtcagttaagcgtttttgactcttgatttcaactcaggtcatgatctcaggatcagaagatggaaccctgcattgggctccacactgggcatggagcctgcttaagactgtccctctctcttcttcaccctcagcccctccccttgcCAAAAAGATAGTTCGAGTCATGgcctataaataaatttaaaaagtataccaTTATTCTGCAAGGAGTAGAGTAGAATGAGGATGGACACAATACAATTTCATTTAGATTATTGAGAACTAAATGCTCAGAGATAACTTTATTTATAATCAATAAGAGAGAATGGTTGAAGCGTACCTAGCAAATGGAAGGTTTCTAAGCTCTTTTAATTATCACTGCTATGTAATACACCTTGGCCCACTGAGACCCAGCGCTGACTTCCCACAAGTAAGATTTACTCGAACATGTTTATAATAAGGTCATGAAAACTATCTCTGCACCTACTAAAGCAGACTGCACAAGCCTTGCACACCAATCAGGTGGGAACTGGAGCAAATGAACCTGTTGTAACCCACTTTTCTCAGCAAGCATATCTTACAGTATAATGTCAAGTTGCACCCCATTTGGGGGCTCTTGAAAAACAAGGTCAACACTGAAGTCAATCAGATCTATATTTGAATTCCCCCTCCGCCATGTGTGCCCATTGTGGCATTTGGGGCCAGTAACTTAATGTCTTTAAACTCTGGCttcttccttcatctgtaaaatggggaatatAAACAGTTTTGTGAGCTACTGTGTAGACTGAatgaaaaacatgtaaaatgtcTGGCAAATGCTGAGTGTTCAATGtatttgttttactcttttacaTATGCTGTAAACATTTGCTGAACTACTTTTTCTGGAAAGAACTATAACAAACTGCTAACAGCAGTTATTGTTGAGGACAAGGACTGGGAAAGGGAGGcgactgctttttattttgtatttttctgaaccGGTCAGATTTTCTAAAcaaacatatactgtattatttgaatttttctctCAATGTCAACGGAGGCTATCCAGGCAGTCAATTCAAAATCATTTCATTCTTTATGTATCTATATtgtcagaaacaaagaaaaacccctCATGTTATTCAGggaaacaaatcaagaaaaataaacaaatatgcttTGAGAACCACAAGATCAGTGGATACTACCTATTCAGGAAAAGAGAATACATCCCATAAAAATGAGACAGGTGACCAATTTTAAGCTAACTCATTCATTTTATAAGTAATGCATTTTTATAACTCTATCTTTTCCAAAGTAAATAAGAGGCTGTAACATTAAAAGGATCTGAACACATTAAGGATCAAACAACtctcagagagaaaggagggtgaGAACACCCAAGTACTCGGCCAGTGAGCCCAGTCCAGACACCTGGCCAAAAGGACTTCTGTGATTTCTGAAGAAAAGCGtaagccattttttaaatggatctgGAAACAATTCCAGTATTTGCAAAGTTATGCATTTAAACATTACAGGCACCAGTAAATAGTTTACTTACGTCATTCCAAGAATTCTAGTATAAAAATCCAATGACTTCTTAGGATCCTTAATTCGTAGCATGGTCTGCTGCaacagaaaatcctaaggaaaaagAGCACGTATCAAACAGGTGTGATATCTGGCACTTGTCACCAACGTTAATCAAGCTTTCCACTGGAGGATACAGTCTGCCTCTGTAACACAatgtttcagaagaaaacaacTTTGTCCCCTCAGCCTTGCCTGGTCCCCACACCTACCACTTACACTGCCTACAGCTCTCTGCCCAAGGATGCTTCTGGTCACGAGAGTAGGCCCCTGTGTGGGGCAGGCCCAAAGGGCCAGGGAGGTGGTTCACACCCTCCAAATAACCGACAGTGGATAAAAAACCTGGCTCCCCTGGCCCTTAGTGGGACAATTCTACAGTCATGCAGAGACATCCCTGCAGGATGACAGCCCAGTCGCCCTCAAGGGTAACACACTTCCACATACTTTTTATTGCATTCTCTGACTGCCTGCCAAATAAACTACTTACAATCAAATAGTCCAGTCTGCTTTTGGACAACCCAAAATGAGATACTGATGTtacaaataaagaatttaattaCTGTAAAATGTGctaaatgaatgcataaaatgCCTTTCCAAAACTATTGGTAACCATAGCAAAAAGTTACTCACAAGATCCTAGATTACTAAAATAACTGAAAGCTTAAAAAGTTACTGTCTcgggacaccggggtggctcagttgttaagtgtctgccttcagctcaggtcatgatctcagagttctgggatccagccccgcatcaggctccctgctcggcaagaaacctgcttctcctctcccactcccctgtttgttttccctctctcgttgtctcactctgtcaaataaataaaatcttaaataaaaaaaagttactgtCTCTAACTCCACTGTGAAACTGTCCAatttacaaatcaggaaacaaaaggCTTGACATCATGAGAAGAAGGTATTTTAATTCATGGAATTAAGATTATTAATGGCATTAATAATACTTTCCATCATTTGGAAACTATGCAGCATTACTATTTATAAgtattaatatccccattttacagatgagaaatacaCCTGAGGTGATCAAATTGTCTACTAAGTTCAGGTCTCTTTCTACCATAGATGCCTTCCAAACTATGAGTCCGTTCACTACATTTGTGCTTCCTAACAGATTTTTTCCTCTTATACCCACAGCTTGACAAACAGGCCCCAAAATTCTGAACTCTCCCTTTGCAGACATATAGACATCTCTCCCGTGGAACTCACATCATATAAAcacaaatgtattttattcattcagcatcattagaaagtatttttctatcttgttaaattattttttaaagattttatctatttatttg
Protein-coding regions in this window:
- the GLO1 gene encoding lactoylglutathione lyase encodes the protein MAEPQPASSGLTDEAALGCCSDPDPSTKDFLLQQTMLRIKDPKKSLDFYTRILGMTLLQKLDFPTMKFSLYFLAYEEKNDIPKDKDEKIAWVFSRKATLELTHNWGTEDDETQSYHSGNSDPRGFGHIGIAVPDVHGACKRFEELGVKFVKRPDDGKMKGLAFIQDPDGYWIEILNPNKMTTII